A window of the Mucilaginibacter sp. cycad4 genome harbors these coding sequences:
- a CDS encoding sensor histidine kinase: MARLNDAQLSTKELLVIFLLYPAINISLFYLNYLVYIPNFLNKKHYWEYATFVLASIIVYGVGKYGVGLIFKDIVLVHQKGHVTSFATYFYSSIFTSLIFVFLSTALKFSTDWFLNERIQRDLENQRLIAELAFLKSQINPHFLFNSLNSIYSLAYQRSETTPEAILKLSEIMRYMLYECNDNKVDLDKELQYLQNYIDLQKIRFGSKAFIDFKVDGNITDQKIEPLLLIAFIENAFKHGVANDINSPIKLLINVADGKLHFYIQNKKHNNNRDAVGGIGLINVQRRLDLLYPNRYSLKIRDEEYTYTCELSIDL, encoded by the coding sequence TTGGCAAGGCTAAACGATGCGCAGCTCAGTACCAAAGAGCTGCTGGTGATCTTTTTGCTTTATCCCGCTATCAACATCAGCCTGTTTTATCTTAACTACCTGGTTTATATCCCCAATTTCCTTAATAAAAAACATTACTGGGAATATGCCACCTTTGTACTGGCAAGCATTATAGTTTACGGCGTAGGCAAGTACGGGGTGGGGCTTATATTTAAGGATATTGTATTAGTACATCAAAAAGGTCATGTAACCAGTTTTGCCACCTATTTTTACAGCAGCATTTTTACCAGCTTGATATTTGTTTTCCTGAGCACGGCTTTAAAGTTCAGTACAGACTGGTTCCTGAACGAACGCATTCAGCGCGACCTGGAAAACCAGCGCCTGATTGCCGAGCTGGCTTTTCTGAAGTCGCAAATCAACCCCCATTTTTTGTTCAACTCTTTAAACAGTATTTATTCGCTGGCCTATCAACGTTCCGAAACCACGCCCGAGGCCATTTTAAAACTTTCGGAAATTATGCGTTACATGCTGTATGAGTGTAACGATAATAAAGTCGACCTGGATAAAGAGCTCCAGTACCTGCAAAACTATATCGACCTTCAAAAGATCCGCTTTGGTAGTAAAGCCTTTATTGATTTTAAGGTAGATGGCAATATCACCGATCAAAAAATAGAGCCGTTATTACTGATCGCTTTTATCGAAAACGCTTTTAAGCATGGCGTTGCTAATGATATCAACTCGCCTATTAAGTTACTTATTAACGTAGCGGATGGCAAACTGCATTTTTACATCCAAAACAAAAAACATAACAATAACCGGGATGCTGTGGGCGGCATTGGTTTGATCAATGTACAGCGCCGGCTTGATCTCCTTTATCCCAATAGGTACTCTTTAAAAATAAGGGACGAAGAATATACCTATACCTGCGAATTATCAATAGATTTATAG
- a CDS encoding DUF1080 domain-containing protein, giving the protein MKKLLPALFFAASAITASAQTDPKATEVWDPEPEVVLPGAGNKPPSDAIILFDGKNLDKWTNQKGNKPGWIVKDGMVTVKPGSGSIITKQNFADCQLHIEWRTPAIVKGEGQERGNSGVIMQSRYELQILDSYKNRTYSNGQAGSIYKQYVPQVNASLKPGQWQKYDIIYTAPRFNIDSSVKTPAYITVLHNGILVQNHVAIKGTVAHVGQPKYQKHAFALPLLLQEHEFPVSFRNIWIREIGVQKLLNGKDKKGWYTYLDTLGKDNDVHNNFSIENGMVHVMGKYFGYMATQKSYDNYYLKVVFKWGTKQYHPREKGVRDAGILYHFGEADKDIVWPRSIECQIQEGDCGDIWCVQHTNVVTPNKSAIEWDQQRVYRTANFENPRGEWNTIEIICNGSQIEHYVNGHLVNWGIASLSHGRILLQSEGAEIWYKSVELTPL; this is encoded by the coding sequence TTGAAAAAATTGCTCCCAGCCCTGTTTTTTGCAGCATCGGCCATTACAGCATCTGCGCAAACTGATCCTAAAGCAACCGAAGTTTGGGACCCTGAACCTGAAGTGGTTTTACCTGGCGCCGGCAACAAACCGCCATCTGATGCTATTATTTTGTTTGATGGCAAAAACCTGGATAAATGGACAAATCAAAAAGGCAACAAACCGGGTTGGATAGTAAAGGATGGTATGGTAACCGTTAAGCCGGGCAGCGGCTCCATCATCACGAAACAAAACTTTGCCGATTGCCAGTTGCATATTGAATGGCGTACCCCGGCCATTGTTAAAGGTGAAGGCCAGGAGCGCGGTAATAGCGGCGTAATTATGCAGAGCCGCTACGAACTGCAGATCCTCGACAGTTATAAAAACCGCACCTACTCAAACGGCCAGGCAGGTTCTATATATAAACAATATGTACCGCAGGTAAACGCCTCGCTTAAACCGGGCCAGTGGCAAAAGTATGATATCATCTACACAGCCCCACGTTTTAATATCGACAGCTCTGTTAAAACACCGGCTTACATTACCGTATTACACAATGGCATACTGGTACAAAACCATGTAGCTATAAAAGGAACAGTGGCGCATGTTGGTCAACCCAAATATCAAAAACATGCCTTCGCCTTACCTTTATTGCTACAAGAGCATGAGTTCCCGGTATCGTTCCGCAATATCTGGATCAGGGAGATTGGGGTTCAAAAATTATTAAACGGCAAGGATAAAAAGGGTTGGTATACTTACCTGGATACTTTGGGCAAGGATAACGATGTGCATAATAACTTCTCCATTGAAAATGGGATGGTGCATGTAATGGGTAAATACTTTGGCTACATGGCTACCCAAAAATCGTACGATAACTATTATCTCAAGGTGGTATTTAAATGGGGAACAAAACAATATCATCCGCGCGAAAAGGGCGTACGCGATGCGGGTATCTTATATCATTTTGGCGAGGCTGATAAAGATATTGTTTGGCCAAGATCGATAGAATGTCAGATCCAGGAGGGTGATTGCGGCGATATTTGGTGTGTACAGCATACCAATGTTGTTACACCCAATAAATCGGCCATTGAGTGGGACCAGCAGCGTGTTTACCGCACCGCCAATTTTGAAAACCCGCGCGGCGAGTGGAACACCATCGAAATTATTTGCAACGGCAGCCAGATTGAACATTATGTTAACGGGCATTTGGTAAACTGGGGAATAGCCTCATTATCGCATGGCCGCATTCTGTTACAATCGGAAGGAGCCGAAATCTGGTATAAATCTGTTGAATTGACGCCGTTATAA